AAATTTGAAAAATTATTATCTAAATTTAATCTAAATTTTCTTGTCAGATCAGAGTAATCAAACTTACTTAAAGCACAAAATTTATTACAGTCTCAAAATATTAAACAACAAATATCCACTTTTCCAGGGAATTATCGCCGTTTTAGGCTATAGTATATTATCCCCTTCATTAATTCAATGAAGGGGATAATTGTTAATAATTAACCCAATTTTTCCTTGACTATATTTTCTACTTCATTTTCTTCAGGAAACCTATCTAATTTCTTCTTGGAAAATATCAGTTCGTTGTCAATAGTTACTTCAAATACACCGTTGGAAGAGGGAATTATTTTTATTTCAGAAATTTTGTTTTTATGTTCTCCCAGTAGATTGTTGGAAAGGGCAACTGCCCTCGGTAGATAACCTCAAGCTGTACAGTATTCAATGGTTATAATTTTTTTCATCTAAACCACTCCCTAAAATCATTATTAAGTTAATTTATAGATACCCAAATTCTTATAAAAAATACTAATAACATGATAGGATCTGAGAAAATAATTATATATTTTCTTAATAAGATTTTAGGGGGATAAAAACTTTATTATTATCCGTCCTTTCATCATCAAACATACTCAATACATAATCTCTTATAAAAAATGGGGCTGTATCTAATAATATTTTAAATCCTTTTGTTGTAAAAATATCGTGTAATAGTTCATTCCTAAAACCAGCAAAGTATTTCAAATTGAGTTCTGCCACCGTTTCTGAGATGGCCTTCATTTCTCTATCGGAGAATTTACTAATTTCCAATAAAGAATCGTAATATTTATCGTAGGACCTACGTCTAAAGAAATCTCTAGAATATTTATTGAAATTATTTAAATTTCTATCTTTAATTTCATTTTCCCAGGCCCAAGCATAGACATCTACTCTCCTCGTTGAATATTCAAATCCCTCATTAGGTACAAATTCTAATACTCCATACTGATTGGGAAAGGCTACTAGACAGGATGTGGCAATATCGTAAATTATTTTATTGTCCCTTCTATGAGATTTTATATCTTGTATATGTATGTGGCCTGATAATACAATTTGAATATTACAGTCAAGGAGTAGGTCTATTACTTCTTGGCTGTTGTCTAGGGTATAATTTTCATTTACTACTTCATTATGATCTATTAAACTGTGGTGCATAACTGCAATAATTTGAGCCCCATTTTCCTTTGCTAAATTAGCACATTCCCTTATCCAGTTAAAGGTCTTACTTGGTATTTCGCCACCCATTTCTGGTGCAGTTCTTACCTTATTCCGTTTGTATTTGGCCGAATCTAACATCAAAAGCCAAACATCCTCTGCAGGGGCTGCCAGATAGCTTAAGGAATGGCTGTCCCTAGAAATTGCATCCTTATAGCCAAAGGAACCGTAGATTTCTACAAATTCTTTATCCGTAATGGAATCTATCTTAATCATCTCATCTCCAAAATAATGTCTTGCCCAAGGATTCTCTATATCATGGTTACCAGGTATTACAAATACTTGGACTCCTAGCTTTTTGATAGTATCCAATTTTTCTGCCATTTCTAAATGGCTTTCCTTTTCTCCATTACAGGTCAGATCTCCTGGGATAATCAAAATATCTGGCTTCCCATTTTCAACATCTAGGGTAAAAGCATCTATTATCTCATCCGTATAATGGAGAAGTTTGCCGTCTCCAGAATTAAGAAACCAATCGAAGGCTTCTCCATCATCATAGGTTTTCTTAGATAGATGGTGGGGGTCTGTAGCAATGAAAAAGGTAATTTCTTCTCCGGATTTAATTTTGCAATTTACTATTGAACAGGTGAATTCTTCAGAACAGCCAATTAAACAGAGTAATACCAATAGAATTATGGAGATTAGGGAAAACTTTTTAATATTCATAGTAAAACCTCGCCATCCTAATTTATCTACGTTTTATAAGACAACATGTTATTTGACATAATTATACCATAGTATACCAACAAGGGTTATTTAATAATTATTAAAAAAGTGTTGAAATTATATAATGTAACAGAAATTAATGTAAGAATTTACAACTAAAATATTATAATAACTTTTTTATTAACTTTGGAGCTGTTATAATAGTGTTGAATATTTAATTTAGGAGATGATTCAAATGAAAGTAATGATTGTAGGAGCTGGGAAACTAGGTTATAAACTAGCTGAAGCAATGAATAATGAAGATATTGATGTGACTCTAGTTGATATAAATAGTGAGATATTGGAAAATATAAATAGCCACCTGGATGTATTTACCATCCAAGCTAATGGAATGCAGCTTGGAACATTAAAGGAACTAGATGTAGGAGCCTATGACCTACTTGTAGCTACTACAGATAGTGATGAAGTTAATACTTTGATATGTACTTTGGCAAAGAATCTAAATTGTAAAAAGACAATAGCAAGAATTAGGAATCCAGAATTTATTGAACAGTTGGATTTTGTAAGGAAACAATTTGGAGTAGATTTTATTATTAACCCAGACTTGGCAACTGCCATTGAGATAAAAAGATACGTATCAAAGACTTATAATTTTTTTATTGGGGATTTTGCTAAAGGTAAAGTATCTATGTTTGATTTTCACATAGGAAGTACTAATCCTTTTGCTGGAAAACGGATAATGGATTTAGATGGTTTAGATGGATTGCTTATTACTGGTATATTTCGGAATGGTGAATTAATAATTCCAAATGGTTCTACTAAGGTAATGGCAAATGACGTTATTTATGTAATAGGTAAAAATGAAAATATAAATAAGCTTGCAGAAAGACTTGGAGTGAATATGAAAAAGCTTAAATCTAAAAAGGTCTTAATTTTAGGAGGAGGAAATATTGGTTATTATCTAGCTAGTAAATTGGAAGAATCGGGAATGAATGTAACTATTATAGAAAAGGATAAGGAAAGATGTGAATATTTAGCAGAAAAATTAGACCATACCTTAGTAATTTATGGTGATGGCACCGACATGAATCTTTTACAAGAAGAGGATTTAGAATCCTATGATACATTTGTAGGGGTTACAGGATTTGATGAGTTAAACTTATTAATGGCCTTATTGGCTAAACAATCTGGAGTAAACAAAACTATAGCAAAGATAAGCAGGCCTAATTATGCTTATATAGTGGATAGGCTAGATGTGGATATAGCTTTAAATCCAGTTAATATAACTGTTAGCGATATATTAAAATATATAAAAGGCGGTAAAGTAGTTTCCGTTTCATTATTATTGGGAGGAGAAGGAGAAGTAACAGAGATGATTGTTGGTAAAGATTCTCCTATAGTTGGAAAGCCTTTATCTAAAGTAGGGTTACCTAAGGGTATAATCATAGGAGCAATTGTTCATAATGGGGAGGTAATAATACCAGATGGAAATAGCATAATATACGGCAATGATAGGATTATTGTATTTTCACTAGCATCTGATATACCTATGTTGAATAAATTAATAAGTCCTGTTAATAAAGGAGGCATATTAAATGAATTTTGGGGCAATTACTAGTATATTAGGGCATTTACTAATAGTAGAAGCTGGGCTAATGGTTCCCTCCTTATTAGTTGCTTTTTTTTATGGTAGTTATGATTGGAAGGCAATATTGTTAAGTATAATAATAACTGGTGCAGTAGGATTTGTGATGAGTAGGGTATTTAAATATAAAAAAGATATTCAAATTAAAGAAGGCTTAGCAATCGTAGGATTTGGATGGATATTAGTATCTATATTTGGTGCACTGCCTTTTATATTTTCTAATACTATTCCTTCATGGATTGATGCTTTTTTTGAGACAGTGTCTGGTTTTACAACCACGGGGGCTTCAATAGTTGATAATATAGAGTCATTCCCTAAAGGGGTCCTATTTTGGAGATCTTTTACTCATTGGATTGGCGGAATGGGCATATTGGTATTTACAGTTGCACTTATGCCAATGTTGGGTATAGGAGGTTTTCAAATATATAAAACAGAAAGTCCTGGTCCGACACCAGATAGGATTGTACCAAGAGTTAGGGATACTGCTAAGATTTTATATACTATATATACATCAATAACTATTATACAGATTATTTTACTTGTTTTAGGAGGAATGTCTCTTTATGATTCTGCTCTTCATACTTTTGGTACAGTAGGTACAGGAGGATTCGGAATTAAGGCTATTAGTGTAGGTTATTACCAAAGCACTTATATACATTTAGTAATTGGCATATTCATGACATTATGTGGAGCTAACTTTTCCCTACATTATTTGCTTGTTAAAGGGAAATGGAGAGAAGTTGTAAGAAATAATGAATTAAGGTTTTATCTTGGAACTATATTGTTTTCCGTAATATTAATAGCAATAAATATTTATAGTCCAATGAAGTACAACAATTTTGGAATAGCACTAAGGGATTCTTTTTTTCAAGTATCTTCAATTATAACTACTACGGGTTATGTCACAGTAGATTTTGATAAATGGCCAACATTTAGTAAGGTCATTTTATTTGCTCTAATGTTTATAGGCG
This window of the Tepidimicrobium xylanilyticum genome carries:
- a CDS encoding TrkH family potassium uptake protein; translation: MNFGAITSILGHLLIVEAGLMVPSLLVAFFYGSYDWKAILLSIIITGAVGFVMSRVFKYKKDIQIKEGLAIVGFGWILVSIFGALPFIFSNTIPSWIDAFFETVSGFTTTGASIVDNIESFPKGVLFWRSFTHWIGGMGILVFTVALMPMLGIGGFQIYKTESPGPTPDRIVPRVRDTAKILYTIYTSITIIQIILLVLGGMSLYDSALHTFGTVGTGGFGIKAISVGYYQSTYIHLVIGIFMTLCGANFSLHYLLVKGKWREVVRNNELRFYLGTILFSVILIAINIYSPMKYNNFGIALRDSFFQVSSIITTTGYVTVDFDKWPTFSKVILFALMFIGGCAGSTAGGIKNIRIVVLLKSIRREFYRILHPRAVIPIKVDGKVISNNIIAGISSFFALFIFIFIITTMIVSLDGVDFESATSAVASTLGNVGPAFGFAGPSRSYSGFSDLSKFVMSVCMLLGRLEIFTLLILLNPSLWKSEGFNIRLN
- the trkA gene encoding Trk system potassium transporter TrkA, translating into MKVMIVGAGKLGYKLAEAMNNEDIDVTLVDINSEILENINSHLDVFTIQANGMQLGTLKELDVGAYDLLVATTDSDEVNTLICTLAKNLNCKKTIARIRNPEFIEQLDFVRKQFGVDFIINPDLATAIEIKRYVSKTYNFFIGDFAKGKVSMFDFHIGSTNPFAGKRIMDLDGLDGLLITGIFRNGELIIPNGSTKVMANDVIYVIGKNENINKLAERLGVNMKKLKSKKVLILGGGNIGYYLASKLEESGMNVTIIEKDKERCEYLAEKLDHTLVIYGDGTDMNLLQEEDLESYDTFVGVTGFDELNLLMALLAKQSGVNKTIAKISRPNYAYIVDRLDVDIALNPVNITVSDILKYIKGGKVVSVSLLLGGEGEVTEMIVGKDSPIVGKPLSKVGLPKGIIIGAIVHNGEVIIPDGNSIIYGNDRIIVFSLASDIPMLNKLISPVNKGGILNEFWGNY
- a CDS encoding metallophosphoesterase; the protein is MNIKKFSLISIILLVLLCLIGCSEEFTCSIVNCKIKSGEEITFFIATDPHHLSKKTYDDGEAFDWFLNSGDGKLLHYTDEIIDAFTLDVENGKPDILIIPGDLTCNGEKESHLEMAEKLDTIKKLGVQVFVIPGNHDIENPWARHYFGDEMIKIDSITDKEFVEIYGSFGYKDAISRDSHSLSYLAAPAEDVWLLMLDSAKYKRNKVRTAPEMGGEIPSKTFNWIRECANLAKENGAQIIAVMHHSLIDHNEVVNENYTLDNSQEVIDLLLDCNIQIVLSGHIHIQDIKSHRRDNKIIYDIATSCLVAFPNQYGVLEFVPNEGFEYSTRRVDVYAWAWENEIKDRNLNNFNKYSRDFFRRRSYDKYYDSLLEISKFSDREMKAISETVAELNLKYFAGFRNELLHDIFTTKGFKILLDTAPFFIRDYVLSMFDDERTDNNKVFIPLKSY